The Streptomyces griseiscabiei genomic sequence ACCCGGTGGCCGACCCGGCCGAGGATCTCCTCGTCGGACCAGCCGGTCTTGGACTCGATGAGGCCCTTCTCGTACTCGTTGGAGAACAGGTACGTCGCGCCGTCCAGCAGTATCCGGATCTCGTCGCCGTCCATGCGGGCGATCTGCTGGGAGAAGTCCGCGGCGAACGGGATGTTCCGGGAGCGGCACTCCTCGGTGTGGCGGAGCATGCCCTCCGGGTCGTCCGCGCCGATGAGGACGAGGTCGAGGCCGCCGACGCGGTCGGCGACGGTCTTCAGCTCGATGAGCCGGGCCTCGCTCATCGCGCCGGTGTAGAAGGAGCCGATCTGGTTGTGGTCGGCGTCCGTGGTGCACACGAAACGGGCCGTGTGCAGCGTCTCGGAGATGCGGACGGAGGCGGTGTCCACCCCGTGCCGGTCGAGCCACGCGCGGTACTCGTGGAAGTCGGAGCCCGCCGCGCCGACCAGGATCGGGCGGGTGCCGAGCTGTCCCATGCCGAACGCGATGTTCGCGCCGACACCGCCCCGGCGTACGTCGAGCTGGTCCACGAGGAAGGAGAGGGAGACCGTGTGCAGCTGGTCCGCGACGAGTTGGTCGGCGAAGCGGCCCGGGAAGGTCATCAGATGGTCGGTGGCGATGGAGCCGGAGACTGCGATACGCACGGCGAGGACACGCTCCTGCGAAGGGAGAGGGGATTGACAGTTCACGCTACCGGGTCGTCCGCGTGCTCTGAAGCAGGCGAAACTACCCGATAGTAGGTCTTTCTTCGTGGGGTTTCCGGTGCGTACGGTGCCGTTATGACGAACCCCAAGATCCACGGCACCGTCCCGTTCGACCAGGACGGCGGCCTCGCGGCGCTGCGTGGCGACTGCGCGCGGATGGTTCCGCACTGGGCGGCCCCCGCGAAGGTCATTACGGCTCCGGTGTCTCCTTCGCTCA encodes the following:
- a CDS encoding carbohydrate kinase family protein, giving the protein MRIAVSGSIATDHLMTFPGRFADQLVADQLHTVSLSFLVDQLDVRRGGVGANIAFGMGQLGTRPILVGAAGSDFHEYRAWLDRHGVDTASVRISETLHTARFVCTTDADHNQIGSFYTGAMSEARLIELKTVADRVGGLDLVLIGADDPEGMLRHTEECRSRNIPFAADFSQQIARMDGDEIRILLDGATYLFSNEYEKGLIESKTGWSDEEILGRVGHRVTTLGARGVRIERAGEDPIEVGCPEEERKVEPTGVGDAFRAGFLSGLAWGVSLERAAQVGCMLATLVIETVGTQEYALRRAHFMDRFEKAYGDEAAAEVKKHLG